A genomic window from Pyxicephalus adspersus chromosome 2, UCB_Pads_2.0, whole genome shotgun sequence includes:
- the GPC2 gene encoding glypican-2 translates to MLAIMCGPWFVLLLVAVPVSSSAVSDIRNCADAARELRERGLGGIPGVKTQISGEHLQICPQEYTCCPSETEQRLSEESVRDLARIVNESVSYPMGVLTGARRKFQEFFLALLDSSEHSLSTMFVLSYGRLYSQNAVLFSTLFSELRAFYMGGGAPRLAEALSEFWAGLLERMLRLLLPHYELSPDYMECAAHRAEELRPFGDIPRKLRLQVTRALGAARTLVQGLATGSDIVNKAAKVLQYILYCSFYNSKSMLAIFLLNDGDGLQEVAERLTGPFNVELASESIAVKISEAIMTLQEESVQLTAQIFQSCGTPPPARTRRSPPEDAKRKFRVYSNDEKPTSAAGTNIDRLVSEVVSKLRPLRGLWKLLPLSLCSDTRVSAGLSNQDKCWNGQSRGRYLPQVTGDGVVNQINNPEVELPMSPLDPRTRQLGIQLRVVRSKLRAAYSGRDSDTQDAFDEGSGGSGGGDPVTEKPMIRIQSGDTKRTKYPVKEKKKDKKDDSWRRRGRVKLGNSTGWSVTPTYRITFGIFLVGLVLSA, encoded by the exons ATGCTGGCCATAATGTGTGGCCCCTGGTTTGTTCTTCTCTTGGTGGCCGTACCAGTAAGCAGTTCAGCCGTGAGTGATATCCGTAACTGCGCAGATGCTGCTCGGGAGCTGAGGGAAAGAGGTCTGGGAGGCATCCCTGGTGTCAAAACACAAATATCTG GTGAGCACCTGCAGATATGCCCCCAGGAGTACACGTGCTGCCCTAGTGAGACGGAGCAGAGGCTGAGCGAGGAAAGCGTAAGAGATCTGGCCCGCATTGTCAATGAAAGCGTGAGTTACCCAATGGGGGTATTAACTGGGGCGAGAAGAAAATTCCAAG AGTTTTTCCTGGCACTCCTTGACTCTTCTGAGCACTCTCTTTCCACCATgtttgtactttcctatggacGACTGTACTCCCAGAATGCTGTTCTCTTCAGTACTCTCTTCTCGGAGCTGCGTGCTTTCTACATGGGAGGAGGAGCCCCCAGATTGGCTGAAGCTCTTTCCGAATTTTGGGCTGGACTGCTGGAACGCATGCTCCGACTCCTGCTTCCTCATTACGAGCTGAGCCCCGACTACATGGAGTGTGCTGCCCATAGAGCTGAGGAGCTGAGACCATTTGGTGATATTCCAAGAAAACTTCGACTACAG gTTACACGAGCATTAGGAGCTGCAAGAACACTGGTGCAAGGCTTGGCAACTGGGAGTGATATTGTCAACAAGGCCGCTAAGGTACTACAATATATCCTGTA TTGTTCATTCTATAATTCCAAAAGCATGCTGGCAATCTTTCTTTTGAATGATGGAg ATGGGCTGCAGGAAGTAGCTGAGCGATTGACTGGACCTTTTAATGTGGAACTTGCTTCAGAGTCGATTGCAGTGAAAATATCTGAAGCCATAATGACATTGCAGGAAGAAAGTGTACAGCTAACTGCTCAG ATCTTCCAGTCCTGCGGAACCCCACCTCCAGCACGTACCCGACGCTCCCCACCAGAAGATGCCAAGAGGAAGTTTCGAGTTTACAGTAATGATGAGAAGCCCACATCAGCAGCCGGGACAAACATAGACAGACTG GTCTCAGAGGTGGTGTCCAAACTCCGCCCACTGCGTGGTCTGTGGAAGCTCCTACCTTTGTCTCTTTGCTCTGATACAAGAGTTTCTGCTGGTCTTAGTAACCAAGATAAATGCTGGAATGGACAGTCTAGGGGCCG ATACCTCCCACAGGTGACAGGTGACGGTGTGGTGAATCAAATTAACAACCCGGAAGTGGAGCTGCCGATGTCACCTCTGGATCCCAGAACCCGCCAGCTGGGCATACAATTGCGTGTAGTGAGGAGCAAACTGCGGGCAGCATACAGCGGAAGGGACAGCGACACACAAGATGCCT TTGATGAAGGCAGTGGAGGCTCAGGAGGAGGTGACCCAGTGACAGAGAAACCTATGATCAGGATACAGTCCGGAGACACCAAACGCACAAAGtatcctgtaaaagaaaagaagaaggataAGAAGGATGATAGCTGGCGACGAAGAGGAAGGGTAAAGCTCGGCAATAGCACAGGATGGTCTGTCACTCCCACCTATAGGATAACATTTGGTATCTTCTTGGTGGGGCTGGTACTATCTGCATGA